Proteins co-encoded in one Juglans regia cultivar Chandler chromosome 16, Walnut 2.0, whole genome shotgun sequence genomic window:
- the LOC109007304 gene encoding transcription factor-like protein DPB isoform X1, translated as MGTRRQQLNREEEEEPPSRGAATISSQSVSTSRSIGSPSSRSEQTMATPASDSTLFRLNHLDIQGDDAGSQGAVGSKKKKRGQRAVGGDKSGRGLRQFSMKVCEKVESKGRTTYNEVADELVTEFTDPGNSVTSPDQQQYDEKNIRRRVYDALNVLMAMDIISKDKKEIQWRGLPRTSLNDIEELKTERLGLRNRTEKKAAYLQELEEQFTGLQNLIQRNEQLYSSGNAPSGGVALPFILVETRPHATVEVEISEDMQLVHFDFNSTPFELHDDNYVLKAMKFCEKPQIDDDRAHNLSADGGEGSSMSGMYQPQIPVPSMSNTAVRPPTSPPLPGILKARVKHEH; from the exons ATGGGGACGAGGAGGCAGCAATTGAAtcgagaggaggaggaggagccaCCAAGTCGTGGTGCCGCCACAATTTCGAGCCAATCCGTGTCGACCAGCCGGAGCATAGGGTCGCCGTCAAGCCGGAGCGAGCAGACGATGGCTACACCTGCCAGTGACAGCACTTTGTTTCGGCTAAACCATCTGGACATCCAAGGCGATGATGCCGGATCGCAGGGCGCTGTTGG tagcaagaagaaaaaaagggggCAACGGGCAGTTGGAGGTGATAAGAGTGGAAGAGGACTTCGCCAGTTTAGCATGAAAG TGTGCGAGAAAGTGGAAAGCAAGGGGAGAACTACTTACAATGAG GTGGCAGATGAACTCGTGACGGAGTTTACTGATCCTGGTAATAGTGTCACATCCCCAGATCAG CAACAATATGATGAGAAAAACATCCGTCGAAGGGTCTATGACGCTCTGAATGTTCTCATGGCGATGGATATTATATCTAAGGATAAGAAAGAGATACAATGGAGAGGTCTGCCTCGTACAAGCCTAAACGATATTGAAGAATTGAAG ACGGAGCGTTTAGGACTCAGGAACAGGACTGAAAAGAAAGCTGCATATTTGCAAGAATTGGAGGAACAA TTCACAGGCCTTCAGAATCTGATACAACGAAATGAGCAATTATACAGCTCTGGGAATGCTCCAAGTGGAGGTGTGGCTTTACCTTTTATTCTGGTTGAG ACCCGCCCTCATGCGACTGTCGAGGTGGAAATATCGGAGGATATGCAACTGGTGCATTTTGACTTCAACAG CACCCCATTTGAGCTCCATGATGACAACTACGTTCTAAAGGCAatgaaattttgtgaaaaaccaCAGATTGATGATGATAGGGCGCACAATCTCTCTGCAGATGGAGGTGAAGGTTCTAGCATGTCAGGCATGTATCAACCACAGATCCCGGTTCCTTCAATGTCAAACACAGCGGTCAGGCCTCCCACCTCACCGCCTCTTCCTGGAATACTAAAAGCACGTGTCAAGCATGAGCATTAA
- the LOC109007304 gene encoding transcription factor-like protein DPB isoform X2: MGTRRQQLNREEEEEPPSRGAATISSQSVSTSRSIGSPSSRSEQTMATPASDSTLFRLNHLDIQGDDAGSQGAVGKKKKRGQRAVGGDKSGRGLRQFSMKVCEKVESKGRTTYNEVADELVTEFTDPGNSVTSPDQQQYDEKNIRRRVYDALNVLMAMDIISKDKKEIQWRGLPRTSLNDIEELKTERLGLRNRTEKKAAYLQELEEQFTGLQNLIQRNEQLYSSGNAPSGGVALPFILVETRPHATVEVEISEDMQLVHFDFNSTPFELHDDNYVLKAMKFCEKPQIDDDRAHNLSADGGEGSSMSGMYQPQIPVPSMSNTAVRPPTSPPLPGILKARVKHEH, encoded by the exons ATGGGGACGAGGAGGCAGCAATTGAAtcgagaggaggaggaggagccaCCAAGTCGTGGTGCCGCCACAATTTCGAGCCAATCCGTGTCGACCAGCCGGAGCATAGGGTCGCCGTCAAGCCGGAGCGAGCAGACGATGGCTACACCTGCCAGTGACAGCACTTTGTTTCGGCTAAACCATCTGGACATCCAAGGCGATGATGCCGGATCGCAGGGCGCTGTTGG caagaagaaaaaaagggggCAACGGGCAGTTGGAGGTGATAAGAGTGGAAGAGGACTTCGCCAGTTTAGCATGAAAG TGTGCGAGAAAGTGGAAAGCAAGGGGAGAACTACTTACAATGAG GTGGCAGATGAACTCGTGACGGAGTTTACTGATCCTGGTAATAGTGTCACATCCCCAGATCAG CAACAATATGATGAGAAAAACATCCGTCGAAGGGTCTATGACGCTCTGAATGTTCTCATGGCGATGGATATTATATCTAAGGATAAGAAAGAGATACAATGGAGAGGTCTGCCTCGTACAAGCCTAAACGATATTGAAGAATTGAAG ACGGAGCGTTTAGGACTCAGGAACAGGACTGAAAAGAAAGCTGCATATTTGCAAGAATTGGAGGAACAA TTCACAGGCCTTCAGAATCTGATACAACGAAATGAGCAATTATACAGCTCTGGGAATGCTCCAAGTGGAGGTGTGGCTTTACCTTTTATTCTGGTTGAG ACCCGCCCTCATGCGACTGTCGAGGTGGAAATATCGGAGGATATGCAACTGGTGCATTTTGACTTCAACAG CACCCCATTTGAGCTCCATGATGACAACTACGTTCTAAAGGCAatgaaattttgtgaaaaaccaCAGATTGATGATGATAGGGCGCACAATCTCTCTGCAGATGGAGGTGAAGGTTCTAGCATGTCAGGCATGTATCAACCACAGATCCCGGTTCCTTCAATGTCAAACACAGCGGTCAGGCCTCCCACCTCACCGCCTCTTCCTGGAATACTAAAAGCACGTGTCAAGCATGAGCATTAA
- the LOC109007304 gene encoding transcription factor-like protein DPB isoform X3: MGTRRQQLNREEEEEPPSRGAATISSQSVSTSRSIGSPSSRSEQTMATPASDSTLFRLNHLDIQGDDAGSQGAVGSKKKKRGQRAVGGDKSGRGLRQFSMKVCEKVESKGRTTYNEVADELVTEFTDPGNSVTSPDQQQYDEKNIRRRVYDALNVLMAMDIISKDKKEIQWRGLPRTSLNDIEELKTERLGLRNRTEKKAAYLQELEEQFTGLQNLIQRNEQLYSSGNAPSGGVALPFILVEKCRPALMRLSRWKYRRICNWCILTSTAPHLSSMMTTTF; encoded by the exons ATGGGGACGAGGAGGCAGCAATTGAAtcgagaggaggaggaggagccaCCAAGTCGTGGTGCCGCCACAATTTCGAGCCAATCCGTGTCGACCAGCCGGAGCATAGGGTCGCCGTCAAGCCGGAGCGAGCAGACGATGGCTACACCTGCCAGTGACAGCACTTTGTTTCGGCTAAACCATCTGGACATCCAAGGCGATGATGCCGGATCGCAGGGCGCTGTTGG tagcaagaagaaaaaaagggggCAACGGGCAGTTGGAGGTGATAAGAGTGGAAGAGGACTTCGCCAGTTTAGCATGAAAG TGTGCGAGAAAGTGGAAAGCAAGGGGAGAACTACTTACAATGAG GTGGCAGATGAACTCGTGACGGAGTTTACTGATCCTGGTAATAGTGTCACATCCCCAGATCAG CAACAATATGATGAGAAAAACATCCGTCGAAGGGTCTATGACGCTCTGAATGTTCTCATGGCGATGGATATTATATCTAAGGATAAGAAAGAGATACAATGGAGAGGTCTGCCTCGTACAAGCCTAAACGATATTGAAGAATTGAAG ACGGAGCGTTTAGGACTCAGGAACAGGACTGAAAAGAAAGCTGCATATTTGCAAGAATTGGAGGAACAA TTCACAGGCCTTCAGAATCTGATACAACGAAATGAGCAATTATACAGCTCTGGGAATGCTCCAAGTGGAGGTGTGGCTTTACCTTTTATTCTGGTTGAG AAATGTAGACCCGCCCTCATGCGACTGTCGAGGTGGAAATATCGGAGGATATGCAACTGGTGCATTTTGACTTCAACAG CACCCCATTTGAGCTCCATGATGACAACTACGTTCTAA
- the LOC108989562 gene encoding NADH dehydrogenase [ubiquinone] iron-sulfur protein 6, mitochondrial: MASSLFKTLIRSSSSNSPSAARNFCLVSAQVSNHTAKWMQDRSKKSPMELINEVPPIKVEGRIVACEGDSNPALGHPIEFICLDLPEPAVCKYCGLRYVQEHHH, encoded by the exons ATGGCGTCGAGTTTGTTCAAAACCCTAATCAGATCGTCATCGTCCAATTCTCCATCGGCGGCCAGAAACTTCTGCCTCGTGAGCGCCCAAGTCAGCAACCACACCGCCAAATGGATGCAG gatagaAGCAAGAAGTCCCCAATGGAGTTGATCAATGAAGTTCCACCTATTAAGGTTGAGGGCAGGATTGTTGCTTGTGAAGGAG ATAGCAATCCTGCACTTGGGCATCCAATTGAGTTCATATGCCTTGACCTGCCTGAGCCGGCAGTCTGCAAGTATTGTGGCCTTCGCTATGTTCAGGAGCACCACCATTAG